The Pirellulimonas nuda genome includes a region encoding these proteins:
- a CDS encoding sulfatase family protein yields the protein MAAAAVVAAMLSAGWAAAAPPNIVFIFSDDHAFQAVGAYGSNINQTPNIDRIANSGMRFDRCYVTNSICGPSRACILTGKYSHKNGFRTNNDRFDASQPTFAKQMQGAGYQTAMIGKWHLVSDPVGFDHWDILPGQGRYYSPEFITPAGRNVEQGYVTDVITDKALAWLKNDRQSDRPFVLMMQHKAPHRSWEPGPEHVGDGKGKTIPEPETLFDDYQNRSDAARTATMRISQNMNPASDLMVFTPDSPRGKKFFKLTPEGTQQAWSDAYSEENAAYMADPPVGDAKTRWNYQRYLRNYLACVARVDDSVGRVLDYLDQSGLAENTIVIYCSDQGFYLGEHGWYDKRFMYEQSLRTPLLVRWPGVVEPGSVCEQIASNVDLAETFLDAAGLPIPKDMQGRSLTPLLQGETPDDWRKTFYYHYYEGPPAVHTVEQHCGVTDGRYKLIHFYTIGQWELFDLQEDPNEIRSVYDDPAYAGHQERLKKELKRLQTELEVPAIAAAPLR from the coding sequence GTGGCCGCAGCAGCCGTTGTCGCGGCCATGCTCTCCGCCGGATGGGCGGCCGCGGCGCCGCCGAACATCGTGTTCATTTTCTCCGACGACCACGCCTTCCAAGCGGTCGGGGCCTACGGGTCGAATATCAACCAGACCCCCAACATCGATCGCATCGCCAACAGCGGCATGCGGTTCGACCGCTGCTACGTCACCAACTCGATCTGCGGCCCCAGCCGCGCCTGCATCCTTACCGGCAAGTACAGCCACAAGAACGGCTTCCGCACCAACAACGACCGGTTTGACGCCTCGCAGCCCACCTTCGCCAAGCAGATGCAGGGCGCTGGCTACCAGACCGCCATGATCGGCAAGTGGCACCTTGTGAGCGACCCGGTCGGCTTTGACCACTGGGACATCCTTCCCGGCCAGGGCCGCTACTACAGCCCGGAGTTCATCACCCCCGCCGGCCGGAACGTGGAGCAGGGCTACGTCACCGACGTGATCACCGACAAGGCGCTTGCTTGGCTGAAGAACGACCGCCAGTCGGACCGGCCCTTCGTATTGATGATGCAGCACAAGGCGCCCCACCGTTCGTGGGAGCCGGGGCCGGAGCACGTCGGGGACGGCAAGGGGAAGACCATCCCCGAGCCCGAGACCCTGTTCGACGACTATCAAAACCGCTCGGACGCCGCGCGGACCGCGACCATGCGGATCAGCCAGAATATGAACCCGGCGAGCGACCTGATGGTGTTCACCCCAGACAGCCCTCGCGGAAAGAAGTTCTTCAAGCTCACCCCCGAAGGGACACAGCAGGCTTGGAGCGACGCGTACAGCGAAGAGAACGCCGCGTACATGGCCGACCCTCCGGTCGGCGACGCCAAGACGCGTTGGAACTACCAACGCTACCTCAGGAACTACCTCGCCTGTGTCGCCCGGGTCGACGACAGCGTGGGCCGCGTGCTCGACTACCTCGACCAGTCGGGGCTGGCTGAGAACACGATCGTCATCTACTGCAGCGACCAGGGCTTCTACCTGGGCGAGCACGGCTGGTACGACAAGCGGTTCATGTACGAGCAGTCGCTGCGGACGCCGCTGCTGGTGCGTTGGCCCGGCGTGGTCGAACCGGGGAGCGTCTGCGAGCAGATCGCGTCGAACGTCGACCTGGCCGAGACGTTCCTCGACGCCGCCGGCCTGCCGATTCCGAAAGACATGCAGGGCCGCTCCCTGACGCCGCTCTTGCAGGGGGAGACCCCCGACGACTGGCGCAAGACCTTCTACTATCACTACTACGAAGGCCCCCCGGCGGTCCACACGGTCGAACAGCACTGTGGCGTGACCGACGGGCGGTACAAGCTGATCCACTTCTACACGATTGGTCAGTGGGAGCTGTTCGACCTGCAAGAAGATCCCAACGAGATACGCAGCGTGTACGACGACCCGGCCTACGCCGGCCATCAAGAACGCCTGAAGAAAGAGCTCAAGCGGCTGCAGACGGAGCTCGAGGTGCCGGCCATAGCCGCGGCGCCCTTGCGTTAG
- a CDS encoding PEP-CTERM sorting domain-containing protein, whose amino-acid sequence MFFTTGGQFSQQEGNNNGGGRLQFRDTTDGTGTVIAPAGTRDMRFSVLGTAVPEPTSIALLGLAALGLVGLRRR is encoded by the coding sequence ATGTTCTTCACGACGGGTGGACAGTTCAGTCAACAGGAAGGCAACAACAACGGCGGTGGCCGCTTGCAGTTTCGCGATACCACCGACGGTACCGGGACTGTCATCGCTCCCGCCGGCACTCGTGACATGCGGTTTAGCGTCCTCGGCACGGCTGTCCCCGAACCGACGAGCATCGCTCTGCTCGGCCTCGCGGCCCTCGGCTTGGTTGGCTTGCGTCGTCGCTAA